A genomic segment from Aegilops tauschii subsp. strangulata cultivar AL8/78 chromosome 1, Aet v6.0, whole genome shotgun sequence encodes:
- the LOC109762107 gene encoding TPR repeat-containing thioredoxin TTL1, whose amino-acid sequence MASSEADRVRRLTLEAGGGVDRDKPDSKRDVFADLGSPVSPLRLRATPSSSSSSAGSAKSPALCNAAAAGGRGGGARSVSGRGSHSGELAAESGSGSASSNPPRPPGHRRSGSGPLIFSGGSGSSGGGGGGGGGGSTASSPLTNALPTGNICSSGRVAPAPAAPRPRARPDVLGSGTGHYGHGSIMRGGMAPARSGGIDAAPLAGRSSRAPASFLAPPDSLQEVTRAGNELYKQGRYGEALRHYDRALALCPDSAACRGNRAAALTGLGRLAEALRDCEEAVRLDPASGRAHGRLAALCLRFGMVEKARRQLTLAGNTNQSDPAEWHKLHEVESHLGKCMDARRIGDWKSALREADAAIANGADSSQLLLAMRSESLLRLNKLEDADSTITGLLKLDSASLSSMSTKLSGMVADSYVHVVQAQVNMAFGRFDAAIAIAEKARAIDPANAEVGLILNNMRLVARARAQGNDLFKAGKFAEASIAYGEGLKHESSNPVLYCNRAACWSKLGRWAKAVEDCNEALRIQPSYTKALLRRAASYAKLERWADCVRDYEVLRKELPGDTEVAESLFHAQVALKTTRGEEVSNMKFGGEVEIVTSIEQVRAAIHSPGVTVLYFMATMNQQCAQITPSVDALCSECPSVNFLKVNVDESPMIAKAENVRVVPAFKIYKDGARVKEMICPSLHVLRYSVRHYAVSHS is encoded by the exons ATGGCGTCGTCGGAGGCCGACCGGGTTCGCCGGCTGACGCTTGAGGCGGGCGGGGGCGTGGACAGGGACAAGCCGGACTCCAAGCGGGACGTGTTCGCGGATCTCGGCTCGCCGGTCTCGCCGCTGCGGCTGCGGGCcacgccgtcgtcgtcgtcgtcctccgccgGGTCCGCCAAGTCGCCGGCTCTGTGCAatgcggcggcggcaggcgggaGGGGCGGCGGTGCTCGGAGCGTGAGCGGGAGGGGGAGCCACTCGGGCGAGCTGGCGGCGGAGAGCGGCAGCGGCAGCGCCAGCAGCAATCCGCCGCGGCCGCCCGGGCACCGGCGCTCCGGATCTGGGCCGCTGATTTTCTCCGGCGGAAGCGGCAGCTCGGGGGGCGgtggagggggcggcggcggcgggagcacGGCCAGCTCGCCGCTCACCAATGCGCTCCCCACCGGCAACATCTGCTCGTCTGGCCGCgtcgcgccggcgccggccgcgcCCCGGCCCCGCGCGCGCCCGGACGTGCTCGGATCCGGCACCGGCCACTACGGCCACGGCAGCATCATGCGGGGCGGCATGGCCCCCGCGAGGAGCGGCGGCATTGACGCCGCGCCGCTCGCCGGCAGATCCTCGAGGGCCCCGGCGAGCTTCCTGGCGCCGCCGGACAGCCTGCAGGAGGTCACCCGGGCCGGGAACGAGCTGTACAAGCAGGGCCGGTACGGCGAGGCGCTGCGGCACTACGACCGCGCCCTGGCGCTCTGCCCGGACAGCGCCGCGTGCCGCGGCAACCGCGCCGCCGCGCTCACCGGGCTCGGCCGCCTCGCCGAGGCCCTCCGCGACTGCGAGGAGGCCGTCCGGCTCGACCCGGCCAGcggccgcgcccacggccgcctCGCCGCGCTCTGCCTCCG GTTTGGGATGGTTGAGAAGGCAAGGAGGCAGCTTACGCTGGCCGGGAACACGAACCAGTCTGACCCTGCTGAGTGGCACAAACTTCATGAGGTGGAGAGCCATCTGGGGAAATGCATGGATGCGAGGAGGATCGGAGACTGGAAGAGCGCGCTGAGGGAAGCAGACGCCGCCATTGCCAATGGAGCAGACTCCTCTCAGCTG CTCCTTGCCATGAGGTCCGAATCGCTTCTCCGGCTCAACAAACTAGAGGATGCCGATTCGACTATTACAGGGTTACTGAAATTGGACAGTGCATCCCTATCTTCAATGTCCACCAAACTGTCAGGCATGGTAGCTGATTCATATGTCCATGTTGTCCAAGCCCAGGTCAACATGGCATTTGGGAG GTTTGATGCAGCTATTGCCATTGCTGAGAAGGCTAGGGCTATTGATCCTGCAAATGCAGAGGTTGGATTGATCCTGAATAACATGAGGCTAGTTGCGCGGGCTCGAGCTCAGGGGAATGATCTTTTTAAGGCGGGCAAGTTTGCCGAGGCATCTATTGCCTATGGTGAAGGGCTCAAGCATGAGTCCTCAAATCCAGTGTTGTACTGCAATAGAGCAGCTTGCTGGTCCAAGTTAGGTCGGTGGGCGAAAGCCGTTGAGGATTGCAATGAGGCGCTGAGGATCCAACCTAGCTACACAAAAGCTCTCTTAAGGCGGGCGGCGTCCTACGCAAAG CTTGAGCGTTGGGCTGATTGTGTGCGAGACTATGAGGTGCTTCGCAAGGAGCTTCCTGGTGACACGGAGGTTGCGGAATCATTGTTCCATGCCCAAGTCGCGCTGAAGACAACCCGTGGTGAGGAGGTATCAAATATGAAGTTTGGTGGAGAGGTTGAGATAGTTACCAGCATAGAGCAAGTCCGAGCTGCTATACATTCGCCTG GGGTGACTGTTCTTTACTTCATGGCAACAATGAATCAGCAGTGCGCACAGATTACCCCATCAGTGGATGCTCTTTGTTCCGAGTGCCCTTCGGTGAATTTTCTGAAG GTAAATGTTGATGAGAGCCCAATGATTGCAAAGGCAGAGAATGTGCGTGTAGTCCCGGCATTCAAGATATACAAGGACGGCGCACGGGTGAAGGAGATGATCTGCCCTAGCTTACACGTTTTGCGCTATTCAGTGAGGCACTATGCTGTCTCCCATTCTTGA